In Streptomyces sp. NBC_01439, the following are encoded in one genomic region:
- a CDS encoding bifunctional 3-phenylpropionate/cinnamic acid dioxygenase ferredoxin subunit, with translation MMIPACLLADLPRGEAYRLEADPPVSVFHTDTGEVFAIDDTCTHQDASLADGWLEGCEVECPLHASKFNLRTGAVDAPPAKRPVRTHEVIVEGGMIYVVLSTEAPNLPPCVGSRLAGGRA, from the coding sequence ATGATGATTCCCGCGTGCCTTCTCGCGGATCTGCCGCGAGGCGAGGCCTACCGGCTCGAAGCCGATCCGCCGGTGTCGGTGTTCCACACCGACACCGGCGAAGTGTTCGCCATCGACGACACCTGCACCCACCAGGACGCCTCGCTCGCCGACGGCTGGTTGGAGGGTTGCGAGGTGGAATGCCCGCTGCACGCTTCGAAGTTCAACCTCCGGACCGGGGCCGTCGACGCTCCGCCGGCCAAGCGCCCGGTGCGTACCCACGAGGTCATCGTCGAGGGCGGCATGATCTACGTCGTGTTGTCCACGGAGGCCCCCAACCTGCCGCCCTGCGTCGGGTCCCGGCTGGCCGGAGGCCGCGCGTGA
- a CDS encoding MBL fold metallo-hydrolase, producing MAGKKGARIEHLVTSGTFSLDGDTWDVDNNVWIIGDDTEAVVIDAAHDAEAIAEALGGRTLRAIVCTHAHNDHIDAAPELADRTGAPTLLHGDDLPLWKQTHPERSPDGDLADGQVVTVAGVELTVLHTPGHAPGAVCLYAPDLRALFSGDTLFAGGPGATGRSHSHFGTIVDSIRDRLLTLPGDTVVHTGHGETTTIAAEAPHLQEWIDRGF from the coding sequence ATGGCCGGCAAGAAGGGTGCCCGCATCGAACACCTCGTCACCTCGGGGACGTTCTCCCTGGACGGTGACACCTGGGACGTCGACAACAATGTCTGGATCATCGGCGACGATACCGAGGCCGTCGTCATCGACGCCGCGCACGACGCCGAGGCGATCGCCGAAGCCCTCGGCGGACGCACGCTGCGGGCCATCGTGTGCACCCACGCCCATAACGACCACATCGACGCAGCCCCTGAACTTGCCGACCGTACCGGTGCTCCGACCCTGCTCCACGGCGACGACCTGCCGCTGTGGAAGCAGACCCACCCGGAGCGGTCACCCGACGGTGACTTGGCGGACGGGCAGGTCGTCACCGTGGCGGGTGTCGAGCTGACCGTCCTGCACACCCCCGGTCACGCCCCCGGTGCGGTCTGCCTGTACGCGCCGGACCTGCGGGCACTGTTCAGCGGTGACACGCTCTTCGCGGGCGGGCCGGGGGCGACGGGCAGGTCACACAGCCACTTCGGCACCATCGTCGACTCGATCCGGGACCGGCTGCTGACACTGCCGGGCGACACGGTGGTACACACCGGCCATGGTGAGACGACCACCATCGCCGCCGAGGCACCGCACCTTCAGGAGTGGATCGACCGCGGATTCTGA
- a CDS encoding S-(hydroxymethyl)mycothiol dehydrogenase encodes MTHQVRAVVARGKSAPVSLETIIVPDPGPGEALVKIEACGVCHTDLHYREGGINDDFPFLLGHEAAGVVESVGEGVTDVVPGDFVILNWRAVCGQCRACLRGRPQYCFNTHNAKQKMTLTDGTELSPALGIGAFAEKTLVAAGQCTKVDRAASAAAAGLLGCGVMAGIGAAINTGNVGRGDSVAVIGCGGVGDAAIAGARLAGAATIIAVDLDDRKLETAKKIGATHTVNSKRGDPVEAIRELTGGFGADVVIEAVGRPETYKQAFYARDLAGTVVLVGVPTPEMKLELPLLDVFGRGGALKSSWYGDCLPSRDFPMLIDLYLQGRLDLDAFVTETIALDEVEKAFERMHGGDVLRSVVVF; translated from the coding sequence ATGACTCACCAGGTCCGTGCTGTCGTCGCGCGGGGGAAGAGCGCCCCCGTCAGCCTGGAAACGATCATCGTGCCCGACCCCGGCCCGGGCGAGGCGCTGGTGAAGATCGAGGCCTGCGGGGTCTGCCACACCGATCTGCACTATCGCGAGGGTGGCATCAACGACGACTTCCCGTTCCTGCTGGGCCATGAGGCCGCGGGTGTTGTGGAGTCGGTGGGGGAGGGCGTCACCGATGTCGTTCCGGGTGACTTCGTCATTCTCAACTGGCGTGCCGTGTGCGGGCAGTGCCGGGCCTGTCTGCGTGGACGGCCGCAGTACTGCTTCAACACCCACAACGCGAAGCAGAAGATGACCTTGACCGACGGCACCGAGCTGTCCCCGGCCCTGGGTATCGGCGCGTTCGCGGAGAAGACGCTCGTGGCGGCGGGACAGTGCACCAAGGTCGACCGGGCAGCATCGGCGGCCGCCGCCGGACTGCTGGGTTGCGGAGTGATGGCGGGCATCGGCGCGGCCATCAACACCGGCAACGTCGGACGCGGTGACAGCGTGGCGGTCATCGGCTGCGGTGGCGTGGGCGACGCGGCGATCGCCGGCGCCCGGCTCGCCGGGGCAGCCACCATCATCGCGGTCGATCTCGACGACCGGAAACTCGAGACCGCGAAGAAGATCGGCGCGACCCACACCGTCAACTCCAAGCGGGGTGATCCGGTGGAGGCCATCCGCGAGCTGACCGGCGGCTTCGGTGCGGACGTCGTCATCGAGGCGGTCGGCCGCCCGGAGACGTACAAGCAGGCCTTCTACGCCCGCGATCTGGCCGGCACGGTCGTCCTCGTCGGTGTGCCGACCCCGGAGATGAAGCTGGAGCTGCCGCTGCTGGACGTGTTCGGCCGGGGCGGTGCACTGAAGTCCTCCTGGTACGGCGACTGCCTGCCCTCGCGTGACTTCCCGATGCTCATCGACCTCTATCTGCAGGGGCGACTTGACCTGGACGCCTTCGTCACGGAGACCATCGCACTGGACGAGGTCGAGAAGGCCTTCGAGCGGATGCACGGCGGCGACGTACTGCGCTCGGTGGTGGTCTTCTGA
- a CDS encoding nSTAND1 domain-containing NTPase, producing the protein MPWAESPAQSPGLGAYILQDTGSEPGALPLLGFTLDLLWQKQRGGLLTYQAYQELGGVTGALSLHADQVWAEYVPEGDEPAARRLFTQLIRVPMGSPAATRRIALRADLDEEQWRVAQRLAATRLLVTGRSAEGGESVELTHEALISGWEKLARWVEEDRSFLVWRESLRHDMDRWERAERTSELLPKEEPMGELHKLAPLRERPSARRTDWPPPCRRTER; encoded by the coding sequence ATACCATGGGCCGAAAGCCCAGCTCAGAGCCCCGGGCTCGGGGCCTACATCCTGCAGGACACCGGCTCCGAGCCGGGCGCACTGCCGCTGCTGGGATTCACCCTCGACCTGCTGTGGCAGAAACAGCGCGGAGGGCTGCTCACCTATCAGGCCTACCAGGAGCTCGGCGGTGTCACCGGGGCGCTGAGCCTGCACGCCGATCAGGTGTGGGCCGAGTACGTCCCCGAAGGGGACGAGCCGGCGGCCAGGCGGCTGTTCACCCAGCTCATCCGGGTCCCCATGGGATCACCGGCCGCGACGCGCCGCATCGCGCTGCGCGCCGACCTGGACGAGGAGCAGTGGCGCGTCGCCCAGCGGCTCGCCGCCACCCGGCTCCTGGTGACCGGCCGCAGCGCCGAGGGCGGCGAGAGCGTCGAGCTCACGCACGAAGCCCTGATCAGCGGCTGGGAGAAACTGGCGCGGTGGGTGGAGGAGGACCGGTCCTTCCTCGTGTGGCGGGAGTCCCTGCGCCACGACATGGACCGCTGGGAACGGGCCGAACGCACCTCCGAGCTGCTGCCGAAGGAGGAGCCGATGGGCGAGCTGCACAAGCTCGCCCCGCTCCGGGAGCGGCCATCGGCACGGAGGACGGACTGGCCCCCTCCATGTCGGCGGACGGAACGCTGA
- a CDS encoding WD40 repeat domain-containing protein, with translation MSADGTLIVHRVLDHLVWWDLDSGAIARSTRAPEDQPGGSMDDLWIGADNRTLLLRRHRSGTNNTGLLVYDPATDASRVVADGVDVIELSGDRTAAVACSEHDDGAAVSLLRISDGAPQGKPYVEQDKRHKSGICLSHAVNTDGTQVALYSNNSLRLVDLLQHKVLSTVPSTYTSRSNRLASADGKLYYVGYKDSLITYTELPTGESVLQVGQQILTHDGGRTISVLADGSALEVRPTAPGTNDQIIAEAPRATPYRKPRSTDLVRLSKDGRLLADLEGTNVVAVLDASTLRRLATITAAEPPAPATTTPAILGGGEEPDFQHFFDVAGNVLTISGTLVQQWDARTGRELAHYDAKALLPTTGSVPHTSIGPYPAPNKVAVTVWGDPSVRIVDITTGTVTETVRTTEDVLAVQFDPSGRYFGLMRRGSIVELWRRHPLRKQIGPLRSTAEDSATPTVTQFLDGDGHFLIAANNAVRTYGIEERAVLESYEFGLPPSETSSSSSLFPPRPYAFMDMSKDARAVIYADPAGPGGVLPLDPRAWQRDLCKAIGNRTFTAEERRSLPVRVPAQPVCAPD, from the coding sequence ATGTCGGCGGACGGAACGCTGATCGTCCACCGGGTGCTGGACCACCTGGTCTGGTGGGACCTGGACAGCGGCGCCATCGCCCGCTCCACGCGTGCGCCCGAGGACCAGCCCGGCGGCAGCATGGACGACCTGTGGATCGGCGCGGACAACCGGACCCTGCTGCTGCGGCGGCACAGATCGGGGACCAACAACACGGGCCTGCTCGTCTACGACCCGGCGACCGACGCGTCCCGCGTCGTCGCCGACGGGGTGGACGTCATCGAGCTCTCCGGAGACCGGACGGCAGCCGTGGCGTGCAGCGAGCACGACGACGGCGCGGCCGTGAGCCTGCTGCGGATCTCCGACGGCGCCCCACAGGGGAAACCCTATGTCGAGCAGGACAAGAGGCATAAATCGGGAATCTGTCTTTCGCATGCGGTCAACACGGACGGCACCCAGGTGGCGCTGTACTCCAACAACTCGCTGCGGCTGGTCGACCTGCTGCAGCACAAGGTGCTCTCCACCGTCCCTTCGACCTACACCAGCCGGTCGAACCGACTGGCATCGGCCGACGGCAAGCTCTACTACGTCGGGTACAAGGACTCCCTGATCACCTACACCGAACTCCCCACCGGAGAATCCGTGCTCCAGGTGGGCCAGCAGATCCTCACCCACGACGGCGGCAGGACGATCAGCGTCCTCGCCGACGGATCCGCGCTCGAGGTCCGGCCCACGGCGCCGGGCACCAACGACCAGATCATCGCCGAGGCCCCGCGCGCGACGCCGTACCGGAAACCCCGGAGCACCGACCTCGTGAGGCTGAGCAAGGACGGCCGCCTGCTCGCGGACCTGGAGGGAACCAACGTGGTGGCCGTGCTCGACGCCTCCACCCTGCGCCGGCTGGCCACCATCACCGCGGCCGAGCCGCCGGCCCCGGCCACCACCACGCCAGCGATCCTGGGAGGCGGCGAGGAGCCGGACTTCCAGCACTTCTTCGACGTTGCCGGCAACGTCCTGACCATCTCCGGGACCCTGGTCCAGCAGTGGGACGCGCGTACGGGACGGGAACTCGCCCACTACGACGCGAAGGCCCTGCTGCCCACCACGGGATCCGTGCCGCACACCAGCATCGGCCCCTACCCGGCCCCGAACAAGGTGGCCGTCACCGTCTGGGGCGACCCGTCGGTCCGCATCGTCGACATCACCACGGGCACCGTCACGGAGACCGTCCGCACCACCGAGGACGTCCTCGCCGTGCAGTTCGACCCCAGCGGCCGCTACTTCGGGCTGATGCGCCGGGGCTCGATCGTCGAGTTGTGGCGGCGCCACCCCCTGCGCAAACAGATCGGTCCCCTGCGCAGCACCGCCGAGGACTCCGCCACCCCGACCGTCACCCAGTTCCTCGACGGCGACGGCCACTTCCTGATCGCCGCCAACAACGCCGTGCGGACCTACGGCATCGAGGAACGCGCCGTCCTGGAATCGTACGAATTCGGTCTGCCGCCGAGCGAGACCTCCAGCTCCAGCTCCCTCTTCCCGCCCCGTCCGTACGCCTTCATGGACATGTCCAAGGACGCCAGGGCGGTGATCTACGCCGACCCCGCAGGACCCGGCGGTGTGCTGCCGCTCGACCCCCGGGCGTGGCAGCGCGACCTGTGCAAGGCCATCGGCAACCGGACGTTCACCGCCGAGGAGCGCAGGAGCCTCCCGGTCCGCGTCCCGGCGCAGCCGGTGTGCGCACCGGACTGA
- a CDS encoding thioredoxin family protein, protein MATVELTKENFDQTVSENPFVLIDFWAGWCRPCLQFAPVYERASEAHPDLVFAKVDTEAQQELAGAFQITSIPTLMIVRDQVAIFAQPGALPEATLTDLIRQARELDMDEVRAKIAAEQQDSQGAGSGEPGTAQA, encoded by the coding sequence GTGGCTACAGTCGAGCTCACCAAGGAAAACTTCGACCAGACGGTCAGCGAGAACCCGTTCGTGCTGATCGACTTCTGGGCGGGCTGGTGCCGGCCGTGCCTGCAGTTCGCCCCCGTCTACGAGCGGGCGTCCGAGGCCCATCCGGACCTCGTGTTCGCCAAGGTGGACACCGAGGCGCAGCAGGAGCTGGCCGGGGCCTTCCAGATCACCTCGATCCCGACGCTGATGATCGTCCGGGACCAGGTGGCCATCTTCGCGCAGCCCGGCGCCCTGCCGGAGGCGACCCTGACCGACCTGATCCGGCAGGCCCGGGAGCTCGACATGGACGAGGTCCGCGCGAAGATCGCCGCGGAGCAGCAGGACTCCCAGGGCGCGGGCAGCGGGGAGCCGGGCACTGCGCAGGCCTGA